The Tachysurus vachellii isolate PV-2020 chromosome 21, HZAU_Pvac_v1, whole genome shotgun sequence region TTGTTAACTGGATCAAACAATAGAGCTTGTTTTTCCTGCAAACATTCAGTACACAGGAGTCTATTACTGCATTATGTAACAGTAAATAACTGAAATCATTGAGTATATAATActtattctttcattttaggAATCAAAAGGGCCAAaggctgttatttctgtacAAAGTCTGAATGCAACCTTCCAGCCTCAGAAGATTGGGCATGCTCACGGCCTTCAGATCACTTATTCAGTGGAGGACCACACCCGAAACCTCTTTGTTTACCATGAAAGTGGTCAGGTGAGTCATCATTTCCATTAATAAGCTTTCTACACATTTTgtctttatatgtttttttagaCATATCTGCCTCATATAATTCTCAGTGAGAGCAGAAACTTTTAtaacatgcatgcatgcaaaCATGCGAACCTACTTCCTAATTTTGAAACGACAAAAAAAATAGGATCTATTTCCAGATTAGCTAAAAGCTTTTTTGTCAGTCTTGCCTGTTCCCAACAGAGAAGTAaaaacatattatattttaaacaattctTTTTCTTACCATCCTGCGTCAAAGTGTCACTGAGACTATTGCTGTTGCTGTTTACAGTTCTGTAGAACTAACCACAAGAggtaatgtgttgtgtgtgctcaCATTTGCCTGAAGCTTCTGACAAAGTCACAAAGTTGCATATGTTGCAAATGTTGCAGCGAACACCATGGATGGATGAGTGCACATGGGGCAGGGTCCTAACCACTTCTCCTAGATCACATTGTTAATAAAAATTCAGGTGGCCATGGtgggtttagtggttagcacatctAAAAAAAGATGCAGGAATCAAACTACTTGTGTCAAGTTTGGGTTTGGGGTTTAGGGTATTTTGGCTTCCTCTCACAGCCCAAAGACATgccttgtaggctgattggcatctctaaaattTAGGTTGATATTTGTTGGTATcttgtgatttgtttttacCCTGTTTAAGGTGTCACGTGCCACAAGTACCCTGGGATGGACACCGGGTTCCTTGCGAGTCTGTGTAGAataagtggtaaaaaaaaatggatggttCGATGGATGGATGTAGGGTTAACTAGCATTTTCATGCATTAGACAAACTACACAGCATGCCTATAGGTACCCATGCCTAGTCCACACATGTTTTACAGAACTAAAGCCTTGAAAGCAATACTATAATCTGGATTAATAtccaaaacattttacaacaaaaTACATTCTGTATGCAAATCTGGGCACAGGTTTTAAGACATCCTGCTAAAATCAGAGTGTAACTGAGACATCATTACCTTTTCAGGAAGTTGTAAATTGGTTCAACGCTATAAGAGCTACACGTTATGTCTACCTGAAGACAGCATTTCCTACAGCCAGTAATGGCGAGGTAAACTATTAATTGTGTAAATTAAgagtataacagtataaatgccttaaattcatattttattccatGTATTCAGTTTCATCGAGCATAGACcttggatttgttttttatgtattattctttTAAGCTGCTGCCATGGATTACCAGAAAGTACCTTAAAGAGGGTTACATGGAAAAAACTGGACCATCGGTAGGTGACTCACTCAATATGAGCCGTTTTTTGACAGGGAGTCTTAAAGTTATATAAATTCTTCATATTAAAAGATTGTTTagtaaattttttaaaaacataaaatataaattaataactcTTTGTTGACCAGCACCGGGAGCCATTCAAGAAGAGATGGTTCATCTTGGATGGTCTAGACAGAAAACTACTCTATTTTAAAACCGAGCTGGTAAGATATGATCAATTGTGTAGATGAATTAAAGAATAAgcatacaattttttatttgttaactgAAAATGAATTGACATCCagactttacattttattgtcaaGGATGCTGTGGAGCTTGGGGTCATTTTCATTGGGACAGAGAATCATGGGTACTCGGTGAGTGAGTGTATGCCGAAGGGGACCAGAGGAAATAAATGGAAGTGTGGGATGGCAGTGGAGACACCAGACCGCCAGTTCATCTTCATGTGTGAGCAGGAGCGGGAGAGAAAGGAGTGGGTGGAGGCCCTGAGACACGTAATCTCCAAGCCTATGATTCCTCAGGATTACACCAGTAAGACACGATTTACAAGCAGTTAAATTTACAAATGATCAAATCTGGGAATTTGTCCTGATTGGCACAACAGA contains the following coding sequences:
- the adap2 gene encoding arf-GAP with dual PH domain-containing protein 2 isoform X1; its protein translation is MANHDKNKKTLLELLKLPENRSCADCGAADPDWASYTLGVFVCLNCSGTHRNLSSISRIKSIRLDFWDDELVQFMKAHGNQAAKDVFEKFVPVFYYQPQRHDCDVLREQWIRAKYERQEFTEPNKLNAYTSGVYEGVLWKKGKDNGQFLKRKFVLSEQDFTLKYYKEDESKGPKAVISVQSLNATFQPQKIGHAHGLQITYSVEDHTRNLFVYHESGQEVVNWFNAIRATRYVYLKTAFPTASNGELLPWITRKYLKEGYMEKTGPSHREPFKKRWFILDGLDRKLLYFKTELDAVELGVIFIGTENHGYSVSECMPKGTRGNKWKCGMAVETPDRQFIFMCEQERERKEWVEALRHVISKPMIPQDYTTEANIRRRK
- the adap2 gene encoding arf-GAP with dual PH domain-containing protein 2 isoform X2 — protein: MANHDKNKKTLLELLKLPENRSCADCGAADPDWASYTLGVFVCLNCSGTHRNLSSISRIKSIRLDFWDDELVQFMKAHGNQAAKDVFEKFVPVFYYQPQRHDCDVLREQWIRAKYERQEFTEPNKLNAYTSGVYEGVLWKKGKDNGQFLKRKFVLSEQDFTLKYYKEDESKGPKAVISVQSLNATFQPQKIGHAHGLQITYSVEDHTRNLFVYHESGQEVVNWFNAIRATRYVYLKTAFPTASNGELLPWITRKYLKEGYMEKTGPSHREPFKKRWFILDGLDRKLLYFKTELDAVELGVIFIGTENHGYSVSECMPKGTRGNKWKCGMAVETPDRQFIFMCEQERERKEWVEALRHVISKPMIPQDYTKANIRRRK